A region of Meiothermus cerbereus DSM 11376 DNA encodes the following proteins:
- a CDS encoding DUF1905 domain-containing protein — protein MMGLRFSGVIWEWRGPAPYYFVTVPHEQSQAIKRAERFLTYGWGMIPVQVRIGQTEWKTALWPKDGLYVLPLKDAVRRAEGLEVGQIVQVWLEVSPNEKRKR, from the coding sequence ATGATGGGGTTAAGGTTTAGCGGGGTAATCTGGGAATGGCGCGGCCCCGCGCCGTACTACTTCGTGACCGTTCCCCATGAACAAAGCCAAGCCATCAAGCGCGCCGAGCGGTTTTTGACCTACGGCTGGGGCATGATTCCGGTGCAAGTCCGCATTGGCCAGACCGAGTGGAAGACCGCGCTATGGCCCAAGGACGGCCTGTATGTGCTTCCGCTCAAGGATGCGGTTCGGCGGGCCGAGGGCCTCGAGGTGGGGCAAATTGTGCAGGTGTGGCTCGAGGTCAGTCCGAACGAGAAGAGGAAGCGATGA
- a CDS encoding DinB family protein, which yields MNIPDMYSYLVRARRELWGALEAVPDEVLARPLLGGERFHCIKDLLFHITVVEDSWLHEDIEQNEPVLMRMPALKDTTGGPEYAGFPLSTLLDYWRTVEQSTLGYLDTLTDGELERAVRLHDAPEQCYTVRGLLWHVMLHEVRHTAQIAVLLRTQGIKPPALDLLWFLPNC from the coding sequence ATGAACATACCCGATATGTACAGCTACCTGGTTCGCGCCCGGCGCGAGCTGTGGGGGGCGCTCGAGGCTGTGCCGGACGAGGTGCTGGCCCGCCCGTTGCTGGGAGGTGAGCGCTTTCACTGCATCAAAGACCTGTTGTTTCATATCACTGTTGTAGAAGACTCCTGGCTGCACGAGGACATAGAGCAGAACGAACCGGTACTGATGCGCATGCCTGCTCTGAAAGACACCACCGGCGGCCCAGAGTATGCGGGCTTTCCTTTGTCTACCCTGCTGGACTATTGGCGGACGGTTGAGCAAAGCACCCTGGGCTACCTAGACACCTTGACAGATGGCGAACTCGAGCGGGCCGTGCGACTGCACGATGCACCAGAGCAATGCTACACCGTGCGGGGATTGCTCTGGCACGTGATGCTGCACGAGGTTCGACATACGGCCCAGATCGCAGTGCTTCTGCGCACCCAAGGCATCAAGCCCCCTGCTTTGGATTTGCTGTGGTTTCTGCCCAACTGTTAA
- the speA gene encoding biosynthetic arginine decarboxylase: MEKLKRFTTKDAEETYLVPHWAAGFFRVGEDGELEVTPEGEDGPSASLFEIVQDLRDEGRPLPVMLRFPQILEARVVALNEAFRRAIKKYRYSAGYQGLFPVKVNQRRMVVETVARAGKPYAYGLEAGSKAELALILAQDLHSESIIACNGFKDDDFIRLALMGKKLGKNVVVTLEKFAELGRVIRIAQELGVEPQIGIRYKLKTKGSGAWEESGGEAAKFGFTTPEIIKAIDILAEAGMLGTIAMLHSHIGSQVTDIRRIKQAVREIAQTYVQLRKLGAPVRYLNLGGGLAVDYDGSKTAFYASANYTLEEYAEDLVYVTKEICDGHGEPHPTLVTESGRAVTAYHSVLVLEVVDTIRPPGEEKIEQPKDAHPVVKDMFELARGISAKNYREVYHDAFANKDTIQNLYDLGLISLRDRAAAEALFYQIARKTLKLALELDYPADELEDLQKMLADKLVCNFSLFQSLPDTWAIKQMFPIVPLSRLNERPSREATLVDITCDSDGKIDRFIDTHDVRNTLPVHEIRPGQPYYLGVFLTGAYQDVLGMNHNLFGRIGEAHVVIDHDGYDIERFIMGEKARKVIEKMGYEDDELAEAVEKLVRSSKKLSPAEKGSFMELYARELVGYTYLED, from the coding sequence TTGGAGAAGCTCAAGCGTTTCACTACCAAGGATGCTGAAGAAACCTACCTCGTCCCCCACTGGGCGGCGGGGTTTTTTCGGGTAGGGGAGGACGGCGAGCTCGAGGTCACACCCGAGGGCGAGGATGGTCCCAGCGCTTCGCTGTTTGAAATCGTGCAGGACTTGCGGGACGAAGGGCGTCCGCTGCCGGTGATGCTGCGTTTTCCCCAAATTTTGGAAGCCCGGGTGGTGGCCCTCAACGAGGCCTTCCGGCGGGCCATAAAGAAGTATCGCTACAGCGCTGGATACCAGGGGCTTTTCCCGGTCAAGGTCAACCAGCGGCGCATGGTGGTCGAGACCGTGGCCAGGGCAGGTAAACCCTATGCCTATGGCCTCGAGGCCGGCTCCAAGGCCGAGCTGGCCCTGATTCTGGCCCAGGATCTGCACTCCGAGTCCATCATCGCCTGCAACGGTTTCAAAGACGACGACTTTATCCGGCTGGCCCTGATGGGCAAAAAGCTGGGTAAAAACGTGGTGGTCACCCTGGAGAAATTCGCTGAGCTGGGGCGGGTTATCCGTATAGCGCAGGAACTGGGGGTAGAGCCGCAGATCGGCATTCGCTACAAACTCAAAACCAAAGGCTCGGGGGCCTGGGAAGAGTCGGGCGGTGAGGCAGCTAAGTTTGGCTTCACCACCCCCGAGATCATTAAAGCCATCGACATCCTGGCCGAAGCTGGCATGCTGGGCACCATCGCCATGCTGCATTCGCACATTGGCAGTCAGGTGACCGACATCCGCCGCATCAAGCAGGCCGTGCGGGAGATTGCCCAGACCTACGTGCAGCTTCGTAAGCTGGGGGCTCCGGTGCGCTACCTCAACCTGGGTGGGGGCCTGGCGGTCGACTACGACGGCTCCAAGACCGCCTTCTACGCCTCGGCCAACTACACCCTGGAAGAGTACGCCGAAGACCTGGTCTATGTGACCAAGGAAATTTGCGACGGCCACGGGGAGCCCCACCCCACCCTGGTCACCGAGTCGGGCCGGGCCGTTACCGCTTACCACAGCGTGCTGGTGCTGGAAGTGGTGGACACCATCCGCCCCCCCGGCGAGGAAAAAATCGAGCAGCCCAAGGATGCCCATCCGGTGGTCAAGGACATGTTCGAGCTGGCCCGGGGCATCTCGGCCAAAAACTACCGCGAGGTCTACCACGACGCCTTCGCCAACAAGGACACCATCCAGAACCTCTACGATCTGGGCCTGATCTCGCTGCGTGACCGGGCTGCTGCCGAGGCCCTCTTCTACCAGATTGCCCGCAAGACCCTGAAGCTGGCCCTGGAGCTCGACTACCCCGCCGACGAGCTCGAGGATCTGCAAAAGATGCTGGCCGATAAGCTGGTCTGCAACTTTAGCCTGTTCCAGAGCCTCCCCGATACCTGGGCCATCAAGCAGATGTTCCCCATCGTGCCCCTCTCGCGCCTGAACGAACGCCCCAGCCGCGAGGCCACCCTGGTGGACATCACCTGCGACTCCGATGGCAAAATCGACCGTTTTATTGATACCCACGATGTACGCAACACCCTGCCGGTGCACGAAATTCGTCCGGGCCAGCCCTACTACCTGGGGGTTTTCTTAACCGGAGCCTACCAGGACGTGCTTGGCATGAACCACAACCTCTTCGGGCGCATCGGGGAGGCCCATGTGGTGATTGACCACGACGGCTACGACATCGAGCGCTTTATCATGGGTGAAAAAGCCCGTAAGGTAATCGAGAAGATGGGCTACGAGGACGATGAACTGGCTGAGGCTGTCGAGAAGCTGGTGCGCTCATCCAAAAAACTGAGCCCTGCTGAAAAGGGCTCTTTTATGGAGCTGTACGCGCGGGAGCTGGTGGGGTATACCTATCTGGAAGACTAG